A window of Oncorhynchus nerka isolate Pitt River linkage group LG4, Oner_Uvic_2.0, whole genome shotgun sequence contains these coding sequences:
- the LOC115126358 gene encoding B-cell CLL/lymphoma 7 protein family member A-like, whose translation MSGRSVRAETRSRAKDDIKRVMAAIEKVRKWEKKWVIVGDTSLRIFKWVPVTEPKSADDKSKKKGKDEKYGSELTTPENSSSPGMMDMHDDNSNQSSIADSSPVKQETSCSTSPAPEPSTVSHGDSSEAKSDQSPGSKRTKSNLSTEGSERGQGDKRDSRPTSSGDKDTSGDKDTSGDKDTSGDKDTSGDKDTSGDKDTSGDKDTSGDKDTSDSCEVTQEQEEEAPPSKKSMQESPSQDY comes from the exons ATGTCGGGCAGGTCGGTCCGAGCGGAGACCCGGAGCAGGGCAAAAGATGACATCAAGCGGGTTATGGCCGCGATTGAGAAAGTACGGAAATG GGAGAAGAAATGGGTGATCGTAGGAGACACATCCCTGAGGATCTTCAAGTGGGTTCCAGTGACTGAGCCCAAATCAGCAGATGAT AAGAGTAAGAAGAAGGGGAAGGATGAGAAGTATGGGTCAGAATTGACCACACCTGAGAACAGCTCTTCTCCTGGGATGATGGACATGCATG acgaCAACAGTAACCAGAGTTCCATCGCCGACTCCTCCCCCGTCAAACAGGAAACCAGCTGCAGCACTAGCCCCGCCCCTGAACCCTCTACCGTATCCCACGGCGATAGCAGTGAGGCCAAGAGCGACCAGAGCCCTGGCAGCAAGAGGA CGAAGAGCAACCTGTCCACTGAGGgctcagagagaggacagggggacaaGAGAGACAGCAGACCGACATCCTCAGGAGACAAGGACACCTCAGGAGACAAGGACACCTCAGGAGACAAGGACACCTCAGGAGACAAGGACACCTCAGGAGACAAGGACACCTCAGGAGACAAGGACACCTCAGGAGACAAGGACACCTCAGGAGACAAGGACACCTCAGACAGCTGCGAAGTCACTCAG GAACAGGAGGAAGAGGCTCCTCCCAGTAAGAAGAGCATGCAGGAGTCTCCATCTCAGGACTACTAG
- the LOC115126367 gene encoding CAP-Gly domain-containing linker protein 1-like produces MSTGKPSGIKPPSKISRSTGLPTRTSPSSTAPKPVPPEKSPTQDGEMDYQVGEKVWVNGNKPGYVHFLGGTQFAPGQWAGIVLDEAIGKNDGSVAGVQYFQCEDGRGIFTRPSKLTKTAMPEMEANCGQSNPGETGANSPTTAAAGAANTTGNSTKTPLSRTMTGSGSVSNLSETDSAKKTRRELRLGDRVLVGGNKSGAVRFMGETEFAKGEWCGVELDEPLGKNDGAVAGSRYFQCLPRYGLFAPVHKVSRIGFPSTLAKAKDSSRRRSTMKRSPSASSLSSLSSVTSSVSGKPSRTGLLTETSSRYARKISGTTALQEALKEKQQHIEQLLAERDMERGEVAKATSHAGEVQQELSLLTKVQGQYAMEMEAKLDQLRELVETADRDKVELLNQLEEEKRKVEDLQFTVEEACITKGDLETQTKLEHAHIKELEQSLLFEKTKADKLQRDLEDTRVATVSERSRIMELEREVVELQLRLQSSQQTEGAVSLSPEELSDLKARSQSQEKKICEISLELDNRQEQLRSVEEDKISLEQQLTSLRQKLDTAEKDNKTMAQTMHELEKRVEQAGKEREAQREENQRKEKEHQDRLTQTAESSERTTHSVEQLTNEKTALEAQLEALKQQNSKFKEELSLSQERSSTQNQRIGNLCKEIEELKLNRHKSQYQQDMKDRETLSNQETGEERNFQKTDKDKELETLRNEIVVLRGENVMAKTLQSAVEALERDKAQLQGCVTSLEQRLMGQQASEGGDSGMPSSGDAVLDQLREEKEFAEGQINFLNSVIVDLQRKNEELKVKLKKMVLAEFNGNDGTDGLEECGSKKDKKAPPRLFCDICDCFDLHDTEDCPTQAQSPDSVPHSSFKGKPADQRPYCDICEAFGHSTESCQDDQTF; encoded by the exons ATGAGCACAGGCAAACCCAGTGGAATCAAGCCTCCCAGCAAGATAAGCAGGTCAACTGGATTACCGACACGCACCTCCCCTTCCTCTA CTGCTCCAAAGCCTGTTCCTCCTGAGAAGTCTCCCACCCAGGATGGAGAAATGGACTACCAGGTGGGGGAGAAGGTGTGGGTCAACGGCAACAAGCCAGGATATGTCCACTTCCTGGGGGGAACGCAGTTTGCCCCAGGCCAGTGGGCTGGCATCGTCCTGGATGAGGCCATCGGAAAGAATGACGGGTCGGTGGCGGGGGTCCAGTACTTCCAGTGCGAGGATGGCAGAGGAATATTCACACGCCCCTCCAAGCTGACCAAGACGGCTATGCCAGAGATGGAGGCCAACTGTGGGCAGTCTAACCCTGGCGAGACAGGGGCAAACTCCcctaccactgctgctgctggggctgCTAATACCACTGGTAACAGCACCAAGACACCGCTGAGCAGAACCATGACGGGCAGTGGGTCAGTGTCCAACCTCTCTGAGACAGACTCAGCCAAGAAGACCAGAAGAGAATTGAGACTGGGAGACCGCGTGctg gtggggGGTAATAAGTCGGGGGCGGTGAGGttcatgggggagacagagtttGCCAAGGGGGAGTGGTGTGGAGTGGAGCTGGACGAACCACTTGGGAAGAATGATGGAGCCGTGGCTGGATCCAG GTATTTCCAGTGTCTGCCGCGGTACGGCCTGTTTGCGCCGGTCCACAAGGTGAGTCGTATCGGCTTCCCCAGCACCCTGGCTAAAGCCAAGGACTCCTCGCGGAGACGCTCCACCATGAAGAGGAGTCCCAGCGCCTCCTCCTTGAGCTCCCTGAGCTCTGTCACCTCCTCTGTCAGTGGGAAACCCAGCCGCACTGGCCTG CTGACCGAGACCTCGTCGCGGTATGCTCGTAAGATCTCTGGCACTACAGCGCTACAGGAAGCCCTGAAGGAGAAGCAGCAGCACATCGAGCAGCTATTGGCCGAGAGGGACATGGAACGCGGGGAGGTCGCCAAGGCAACCAGCCATGCTGGGGAGGTGCAGCAGGAACTGTCACTGCTCACAAAGGTACAGGGGCAG tatgctATGGAGATGGAGGCTAAGCTAGATCAACTGCGTGAACTGgtggagacagcagacagagacaAGGTGGAGCTGCTGAACCAactggaggaagagaagag GAAAGTGGAAGACCTGCAGTTCACTGTGGAGGAAGCTTGCATCACTAAAGGTGACCTAGAG ACGCAGACCAAACTGGAGCATGCCCACATTAAGGAGCTTGAGCAGAGCcttctgtttgaaaagaccaaaGCTGACAAACTGCAGAGGGACTTAGAGGACACTAGG gtgGCCACAGTGTCTGAGCGGTCTAGGATcatggagctggagagagaggtagtggagcTGCAGTTGAGACTACAGTCCTCCCAGCAGACAGAGGGCGCTGTGTCGCTGTCACCAGAGGAGCTCAGCGACCTCAAGGCCCGGTCCCAGTCCCAGGAGAAGAAG ATCTGCGAAATTAGTTTGGAGCTGGACAACAGGCAGGAACAGCTTCGCTCTGTGGAGGAGGACAAAATCTCCCTGGAACAGCAGCTAACCAGCCTG AGACAGAAACTGGACACTGCAGAGAAAGACAACAAGACGATGGCACAAACCATGCATG AGCTGGAGAAGAGAGTGGAGCAGgcgggaaaagagagggaggcacagagagaagagaaccaACGCAAAGAGAAAGAGCATCAGGATAGACTGAcgcag ACTGCAGAGTCATCAGAGAGGACCACCCACTCCGTGGAGCAGCTGACCAATGAGAAGACAGCGCTGGAGGCTCAG CTCGAGGCGCTGAAACAGCAGAATTCCAAATTCAAGGAAGAACTCAGTCTCTCGCAGGAGCGGAGCAGCACGCAAAACCAGCGCATCGGAAATCTGTGCAAGGAAAT tgAGGAACTGAAGCTGAACAGACATAAGTCTCAGTACCAGCAAGACATGAAAGACAG gGAAACTCTATCCAaccaggagacaggggaggagagaaacttccagaagacaGATAAGGACAAGGAGCTGGAGACTCTGAGGAATGAG atTGTGGTGCTGCGAGGTGAGAACGTCATGGCCAAGACGCTGCAGTCTGCCGTTGAGGCGCTGGAGAGAGACAAGGCCCAACTACAGGGATGTGTCACCAGCCTGGAGCAGAGGCTCATGGGACAGCAGGCCTCCGAGGGAGGGGACAGTGGAATGCCTTCCTCAGGTGATGCAGTTCTGGACCagctgagagaagagaaggagtttGCAGAGGGACAG ATTAACTTCCTGAACAGTGTGATTGTGGACCTGCAGAGGAAGAACGAGGAGTTGAAGGTGAAGTTGAAGAAGATGGTTCTGGCTGAGTTCAACGGCAATGACGGCACTGACGG tttGGAAGAGTGTGGATCTAAGAAGGACAAGAAGGCTCCTCCTCGTCTGTTCTGTGATATCTGTGACTGTTTCGACCTCCATGACACCGAAGACTGTCCGACCCAGGCCCAGAGCCCTGACTCAGTGCCCCACTCTTCCTTCAAGGGCAAGCCAGCCGACCAGCGGCCGTACTGTGACATCTGTGAGGCCTTTGGTCACTCTACAGAGTCCTGCCAAGATGATCAGACCTTCTAG